Proteins encoded in a region of the Haloarcula sp. CBA1129 genome:
- a CDS encoding extracellular solute-binding protein, producing the protein MSKWNPLDSEDGPPDEERTDGGVTEGRDGNESEDESPSAESLQKEPETESGPERAELKAQCEQLAAELEQERAERRALETAVDRLTAVARENADGDLTAKPGQPPAEAAEPLYDAYDELLREWTDTVDRMASFSEQVTAATEQVDTRLGSVKSASRDVSGAVGEISTGSDEQRDEIQSISDEMRNLSATIEEIASAANEVADTSSEASVRGESALESASSAMTTLDRLTDNAEATVDKVEQLNDLLSDIEEIVGFITDVADQTNMLALNANIEAARAGESGDGFAVVAEEVKSLATETKEATDEIAASIQEVHEQADATVSEMYDTRESVEDTRSSVASALDELDSVVSMVEEVDTSVQEIDDATDTQADSTQEVVSMVDDVEDISARTAEEAAVAADAAADQTTELAEVSTRVSTLTERAESLEASLDSFELATGSVAANTDGTVVEFWHAMGGEKALLLEELVREFESQTEGISLALRSKGSYRGTLDATLNAAENGDPPAIAQIFEIGTTRARDSGYFTPVEELLPTAHIDSLLDPVTNYYRFDGTLHSLPFNASNPVMAYNRDAFRRAGLDPDSPPETLADVRSAAEQLVDESGVDAGITFANYSWFVEQWFAEADQLLVDQRNGRAGSPTESYLDGEFAHDLFEWWQGLEADGLYHDPGIEARGAARTHFAEGNAAMLIGSTSSLNSIESNADFDVGTGRFPVLDDRTGVLVGGASLWVGEAVSGAVHDAVGEFLTWLTEPAQQRRWHQETGYFPVHADAIPQLRSADWFEQNPHYRTAFDQLIDTRDTTATRGAQIGPFDTVRTIIEDAVDSMEGPDSVPGVLDRLDTQVTKQLERYDSDR; encoded by the coding sequence ATGAGTAAATGGAACCCACTTGATTCAGAAGACGGCCCGCCTGACGAGGAACGTACCGACGGCGGCGTCACAGAGGGGCGGGATGGAAACGAGTCGGAAGATGAATCGCCGTCGGCAGAATCCCTCCAGAAAGAACCAGAGACGGAAAGCGGCCCTGAACGGGCGGAACTGAAAGCACAATGTGAGCAACTGGCGGCGGAACTCGAACAGGAGCGGGCGGAGCGTCGCGCGCTCGAAACCGCTGTCGACCGTCTCACCGCTGTGGCCAGGGAAAACGCTGATGGTGATCTCACGGCGAAGCCGGGACAGCCACCGGCTGAGGCGGCGGAACCGCTGTACGACGCATACGACGAACTGCTTCGTGAGTGGACAGACACCGTCGACCGGATGGCGTCGTTCAGCGAACAGGTGACCGCCGCAACGGAACAGGTCGACACCCGTCTCGGGTCGGTCAAGTCCGCCAGCCGGGATGTGAGCGGTGCTGTCGGGGAGATTTCGACCGGGTCGGACGAGCAACGCGATGAGATACAGTCAATCTCCGACGAGATGCGGAACCTCTCGGCGACGATAGAGGAGATAGCGAGCGCCGCAAACGAGGTCGCAGACACCTCCAGCGAAGCCAGCGTTCGAGGCGAATCCGCACTGGAGTCGGCGTCCTCGGCGATGACGACGCTCGACCGACTGACCGACAACGCTGAAGCGACCGTCGACAAGGTCGAACAACTGAACGACCTGCTGTCGGACATCGAAGAGATTGTCGGCTTCATCACGGATGTCGCGGACCAGACCAATATGCTGGCGCTGAACGCCAACATCGAAGCGGCCCGTGCGGGAGAATCCGGCGACGGGTTCGCCGTCGTGGCCGAAGAAGTCAAATCGCTCGCAACCGAGACGAAAGAGGCGACTGACGAGATTGCGGCCTCCATTCAGGAGGTCCACGAACAGGCCGACGCGACGGTTTCGGAGATGTACGACACCCGAGAGAGTGTCGAAGACACCCGGTCGTCAGTCGCCAGCGCACTCGATGAGCTGGATTCCGTCGTCTCGATGGTCGAGGAGGTCGATACGAGCGTCCAAGAAATCGATGACGCGACAGATACGCAGGCTGATTCCACACAGGAAGTCGTGTCGATGGTCGACGATGTCGAGGATATCAGCGCTCGGACAGCCGAAGAAGCAGCTGTCGCTGCCGACGCCGCAGCGGACCAGACGACGGAGCTCGCGGAGGTTTCGACGCGGGTTTCGACACTCACTGAACGGGCCGAATCGCTGGAAGCATCGCTTGATTCCTTCGAGCTGGCGACTGGGTCGGTGGCGGCGAACACAGACGGAACCGTCGTCGAGTTCTGGCACGCGATGGGCGGTGAGAAAGCGTTACTGCTTGAAGAGCTGGTTCGTGAGTTCGAATCACAGACGGAGGGGATCAGTCTCGCACTGCGGTCGAAAGGGAGCTACCGCGGAACTCTCGATGCGACGCTGAATGCCGCCGAAAACGGCGATCCACCGGCAATCGCACAGATATTCGAGATCGGCACTACGCGTGCGCGCGACAGTGGATACTTTACGCCCGTTGAGGAACTCCTCCCGACAGCCCATATCGACTCGCTGCTCGACCCGGTGACGAACTACTATCGTTTCGACGGAACCCTCCACTCGCTGCCGTTCAACGCGTCGAACCCGGTGATGGCGTACAACCGCGATGCGTTCAGACGTGCTGGACTCGATCCCGATTCGCCGCCGGAAACCCTCGCTGACGTTCGGAGCGCGGCTGAACAGCTCGTCGACGAGAGTGGCGTAGATGCCGGTATCACGTTTGCGAACTACTCGTGGTTCGTCGAGCAGTGGTTCGCCGAGGCTGACCAGCTTCTTGTGGACCAGCGCAACGGTCGCGCCGGGTCGCCGACGGAGAGCTATCTCGACGGGGAGTTCGCCCACGACTTGTTCGAGTGGTGGCAGGGCCTCGAAGCGGACGGACTGTACCACGATCCCGGCATCGAAGCCAGAGGTGCCGCCCGAACTCACTTCGCCGAGGGGAACGCCGCGATGCTGATCGGCTCGACATCGTCCCTGAACAGCATCGAAAGCAACGCTGACTTCGATGTTGGAACCGGCCGATTCCCCGTACTTGACGACCGGACTGGCGTGCTCGTCGGCGGCGCATCTCTCTGGGTCGGCGAGGCAGTTTCCGGGGCCGTACATGACGCTGTCGGCGAATTCCTGACGTGGCTCACTGAACCGGCCCAGCAGCGCCGGTGGCATCAGGAAACCGGGTACTTCCCGGTTCACGCTGACGCGATTCCACAGCTCCGGTCGGCAGACTGGTTCGAGCAGAACCCTCACTACCGAACAGCGTTTGACCAGCTCATAGACACACGTGACACAACGGCGACACGAGGCGCACAGATCGGCCCGTTCGATACGGTTCGAACGATCATCGAAGACGCCGTCGATAGTATGGAGGGGCCCGATTCAGTCCCGGGCGTGCTCGACCGACTCGACACACAGGTCACAAAACAGCTTGAGCGGTACGATTCTGACCGGTAA
- the glpA gene encoding anaerobic glycerol-3-phosphate dehydrogenase subunit GlpA, with amino-acid sequence MGPTPHIAVIGGGSTGAGIARDLAMRGLDVTLVEQGNLTHGTTGRMHGLLHSGGRYAVSDQASATECIEENRVLRDIASHCVEMTGGLFVKRPEDSEEYFQKKLSGCEECGIPAEVVSGEEARAMEPHLAKDIDKAISVPDGAIDPFRLVVANAASAQEHGARIETHSKVTDLLVESGEVVGLEVEHDSGPGKRVHGTEGGTEEIRADYVVNATGAWAGRIGDMAGLDIEVRPSKGVMTIMNIRQVDTVINRCRPKGDADIVVPHETTAILGTTDEEVEDPEDYPEEQWEVDMMIDTLSELIPMLDEARTIRSFWGVRPLYEPPDVGSDDPTDITRDFFLLDHDERDDLPGMTSIVGGKFTTYRMMGEQISDHVCEKFGIDADCRTADEPLPGSEDFSVLRDYMDEFGLRSPIGRRSVERLGSRADDVLTTDGPNPTVCECEGVTRAEIQDAIKGSGSDLNAVRIRTRASMGNCQGGFCSHRMASELHSEYDEPVVREAWDELLQERWKGQRHALWGEQLSQAALNYALHATTQNRDQDPADGDPLDFSAFDSGRGQAGSSVDSADVAADGGTDGY; translated from the coding sequence ATGGGACCGACACCACACATCGCCGTCATCGGTGGCGGCTCGACTGGGGCGGGCATCGCGCGGGACCTCGCGATGCGCGGGCTCGACGTGACCCTCGTAGAACAGGGGAATCTGACCCACGGGACCACCGGTCGGATGCACGGGCTGCTCCACAGCGGCGGGCGATACGCCGTTTCGGATCAGGCCAGCGCGACCGAGTGTATCGAGGAGAACCGTGTGCTTCGGGATATCGCAAGCCACTGTGTCGAGATGACCGGTGGTCTGTTCGTCAAGCGACCGGAGGACTCTGAAGAGTACTTCCAGAAGAAGCTCAGCGGCTGTGAGGAGTGCGGTATCCCCGCCGAAGTCGTCTCGGGGGAAGAAGCCCGCGCAATGGAGCCGCACCTTGCGAAGGACATCGACAAGGCAATCAGCGTTCCTGACGGGGCTATCGACCCGTTCCGGCTGGTCGTCGCGAACGCCGCGAGCGCACAGGAACACGGCGCACGCATCGAGACACACAGCAAAGTGACCGACCTCCTCGTCGAGAGCGGTGAAGTCGTCGGGCTCGAGGTCGAGCACGACTCCGGCCCCGGGAAACGCGTCCACGGGACCGAGGGCGGGACCGAGGAAATCCGCGCCGATTACGTTGTGAACGCGACTGGGGCTTGGGCCGGTCGCATCGGCGACATGGCCGGGCTGGACATCGAGGTCCGCCCCTCCAAGGGCGTCATGACCATCATGAACATCCGGCAGGTCGACACCGTCATCAACCGCTGTCGGCCGAAAGGCGACGCCGACATCGTCGTGCCCCACGAGACGACCGCGATTCTGGGCACGACAGACGAGGAGGTCGAGGACCCCGAGGACTACCCAGAGGAGCAGTGGGAAGTCGATATGATGATCGACACCCTCTCGGAACTGATTCCGATGCTTGACGAGGCACGGACCATCCGCTCGTTCTGGGGCGTCCGTCCGCTGTATGAACCGCCGGATGTGGGCAGCGACGACCCGACGGACATCACGCGGGACTTCTTCTTGCTCGACCACGACGAGCGCGACGACCTGCCCGGCATGACCAGCATCGTCGGTGGGAAGTTCACCACCTACCGGATGATGGGCGAGCAGATATCCGACCACGTCTGCGAGAAGTTCGGCATCGACGCCGACTGCCGGACGGCTGACGAGCCGCTCCCCGGCAGCGAGGACTTCTCGGTGCTGCGGGACTACATGGACGAGTTCGGGCTTCGCTCGCCCATCGGCCGCCGGAGCGTCGAGCGGCTGGGCTCCCGAGCCGACGACGTGCTCACAACCGACGGTCCCAATCCAACGGTCTGCGAGTGCGAGGGCGTCACCCGCGCCGAGATTCAGGACGCAATCAAGGGGTCCGGCTCTGACCTCAATGCCGTCCGCATCCGCACCCGTGCGTCGATGGGCAACTGTCAGGGCGGCTTCTGCTCGCATCGGATGGCGAGTGAACTCCACTCGGAGTACGACGAACCGGTCGTCCGCGAGGCTTGGGACGAACTGCTACAGGAGCGCTGGAAGGGCCAACGCCACGCTCTCTGGGGCGAACAGCTCTCACAGGCCGCGCTGAACTACGCGCTGCACGCTACTACGCAGAACCGCGATCAGGACCCTGCCGACGGCGACCCGCTCGACTTCTCGGCGTTCGACTCGGGCCGCGGGCAGGCAGGCAGTAGTGTCGACAGTGCTGATGTCGCTGCCGACGGAGGGACAGATGGCTATTGA
- the glpB gene encoding glycerol-3-phosphate dehydrogenase subunit GlpB has protein sequence MAIESEVLVIGGGLGGLTSALAAAREGADVRLVSYKQSTLRQASGLVDVLGYTPDGDGPLTDPYEAIPSLPDSHPYRKVGVGTVRDALSLFDDAVPTYEGEHTDTNALLPTHGGSIKPTARYPAGASAGLASDTRDTLLVGIEEMVDFDAPHIAAHLDATGVPFDVRGETIRFPGDLRADAKVTRYAKLLDTNSEVAVRGRMVPAREALAQRVNPLLEDEQRVGFPAILGDDNPGAIRDALGEHLGVDVFEVPMGPPSLPGLRLEDALFAALDEAGASIETGNPVVDFDGEDRIEQVYIEKNGAKIPNSADEYVLATGGFVGKGVESDRDGVYEPVFDCHVPHATDRYDWFEGELFGDHEFARYGVATDDDLRPLDASDNHEFENLRAAGSVLGGYDFAAEKSGSGVSIATGYAAGQRAAEEAR, from the coding sequence ATGGCTATTGAGTCGGAGGTGCTCGTCATCGGCGGCGGTCTCGGTGGGCTGACCAGCGCGCTGGCTGCTGCTCGCGAGGGGGCCGACGTGCGGTTGGTCTCCTACAAACAGAGCACGCTCAGGCAGGCGTCGGGGCTCGTCGACGTACTGGGCTACACGCCCGATGGCGACGGCCCGCTAACTGACCCATACGAGGCCATCCCGTCCCTGCCCGACTCCCACCCGTACCGGAAAGTCGGCGTCGGGACGGTCCGGGACGCGCTGTCGCTGTTCGACGACGCGGTCCCGACCTACGAGGGAGAGCACACGGACACGAACGCGCTGCTGCCGACCCACGGCGGGAGCATCAAGCCGACCGCCCGCTATCCGGCCGGGGCCAGCGCCGGCCTCGCCAGCGACACCCGTGACACGCTGCTCGTCGGCATCGAGGAGATGGTCGACTTCGACGCGCCCCACATCGCCGCCCATCTCGACGCGACGGGGGTCCCGTTCGACGTGCGCGGCGAGACAATTCGGTTCCCGGGCGACCTGCGTGCGGACGCGAAGGTCACGCGCTACGCCAAACTGCTCGATACCAACAGCGAGGTGGCGGTCCGCGGGCGCATGGTTCCGGCCCGCGAGGCCCTCGCCCAGCGTGTGAATCCGCTGTTGGAGGACGAACAGCGGGTCGGCTTCCCCGCGATTCTGGGCGACGACAACCCCGGCGCGATCCGCGACGCGCTGGGTGAGCACCTCGGCGTCGACGTGTTCGAGGTGCCGATGGGGCCACCGTCGCTGCCCGGTCTCCGGCTGGAAGACGCCCTGTTCGCGGCGCTGGACGAGGCCGGGGCCAGCATCGAGACCGGCAACCCGGTAGTCGACTTCGATGGCGAGGACCGTATCGAACAGGTGTACATCGAGAAGAACGGCGCGAAGATACCCAACAGCGCCGACGAGTACGTTCTCGCGACCGGCGGCTTCGTCGGCAAGGGCGTCGAGTCCGACCGCGATGGGGTGTACGAGCCCGTCTTCGACTGCCATGTCCCCCACGCAACGGACCGCTACGACTGGTTCGAGGGCGAGTTGTTCGGCGACCACGAGTTCGCCCGCTACGGCGTGGCGACCGACGACGACCTGCGACCACTCGATGCGAGCGACAACCACGAGTTCGAGAACCTTCGGGCCGCCGGCTCGGTGCTGGGCGGCTACGACTTCGCCGCCGAGAAATCCGGCAGCGGCGTCTCGATTGCAACAGGCTACGCGGCGGGCCAGCGCGCCGCAGAGGAGGCACGATGA